The Chitinispirillales bacterium genome has a segment encoding these proteins:
- a CDS encoding NAD(+)/NADH kinase has product MEIKQFGVVVFKKSLDIQKIIERLIVWCKKQEISVILHPNAPYSFEKAENVEKFLENSQIVISVGGDGTFISAAHIVKFCEKPLIGINFGKIGFLADVEADNFEEKLQKIIRGDYRVVRRAVLDVKHYRNGEILRGFNAINDVYFNRLSVPKLSSFSLSYGNDFITDYISDGVIIASPSGSTAYSLAAGGPIVYPDTNVIIVTPICPHSLSERPIILPSYNFLKIKVNKKNPEILLSLDGIESTKLVPEDEIVISCLDEKHNLIQFSQESYFDLLRTKLGWGNPIRKTKG; this is encoded by the coding sequence ATGGAGATAAAGCAATTCGGAGTCGTTGTTTTTAAAAAGAGTTTAGATATTCAAAAAATTATCGAAAGACTGATAGTTTGGTGTAAAAAACAGGAAATTTCAGTCATTCTACACCCAAACGCTCCGTATTCGTTTGAAAAAGCGGAAAATGTGGAGAAATTTCTTGAAAATTCTCAAATTGTCATCTCGGTAGGCGGCGACGGAACATTTATTTCCGCGGCGCATATTGTAAAATTTTGTGAAAAACCGTTAATAGGAATAAATTTTGGGAAAATAGGTTTTTTAGCCGATGTCGAAGCCGATAATTTTGAAGAAAAACTGCAAAAAATCATTAGAGGAGACTACAGAGTCGTACGCCGTGCGGTTTTAGACGTGAAACATTACAGAAACGGCGAAATCCTGAGGGGTTTTAATGCGATAAACGATGTATATTTCAACAGGTTAAGCGTTCCGAAACTCTCTTCTTTTTCGTTGAGTTACGGTAACGATTTTATCACAGACTACATTTCCGACGGCGTGATTATAGCTTCTCCAAGCGGTTCGACGGCGTATTCGCTTGCGGCAGGCGGTCCCATTGTTTATCCGGACACAAACGTAATAATCGTCACCCCTATTTGTCCTCACTCTTTGAGCGAGAGACCGATAATTCTTCCGTCGTATAACTTTCTGAAAATTAAGGTAAATAAGAAAAATCCGGAAATTTTACTTTCGCTTGACGGGATAGAAAGTACGAAACTCGTTCCCGAAGATGAAATTGTTATTTCATGTTTGGATGAAAAGCATAATCTTATACAATTTTCACAAGAATCGTATTTTGATTTGTTGAGAACGAAACTCGGATGGGGAAATCCCATCCGTAAGACAAAAGGTTAA
- the recN gene encoding DNA repair protein RecN, translated as MLNHLKINNLALIKNIEFDLENGFCVFTGETGAGKSILMDAVGMLLGNRASSETIRSGESVAEVVGSFNFEKIPENLQKTIEENSIPFFDNSLIIKRIIATESAKNKILINGEICSLTVLKSIGDAIIDLHGQHDHQMLLNEDAPYLIIDKIRDVAVEKQKFTVSWENFCTAEKNLNLHIKKTEELKKKEDFLRFEFENISKLELQEAEEEKLEREFLFFSSAAQRIQNAAGISQILSGDANSSGVISEISNLVKLLQSMANIDKNFENWADEIKPFWDSLKDLLKTINKYENSTEEEGQAKLEEINDRIAKIQKLKKKYSCSFAELLQKKEELKSELTNIENCDTDKFELEKTLISAKNELEKSAQNLSRMRKEICVSFDKSITYEMSKLGFNGGIFLTRFEKKEKIDSKGIDEIVFTAKTNAGEPFLPLCKTASGGEISRIMLAIKTILAENDTIPIMVFDEIDTGIGGERAADIAAAIKKLAKNHQILVISHLHQIASQADFHYSIFKTEISGRTETKIEKLDNAQRVKEVARMLGGENETTLRHAKELLEKI; from the coding sequence ATGCTTAATCACTTGAAAATAAACAATTTGGCGTTAATTAAAAATATTGAATTTGACTTGGAAAACGGTTTTTGCGTTTTTACAGGTGAAACCGGAGCCGGCAAATCTATTTTAATGGACGCAGTAGGAATGCTTTTAGGTAATCGTGCGTCGTCCGAAACTATACGAAGCGGAGAAAGCGTTGCAGAGGTCGTCGGCTCGTTTAATTTTGAGAAAATTCCTGAAAATTTGCAAAAAACCATAGAAGAAAATTCTATCCCGTTTTTTGATAACTCCCTAATAATTAAAAGAATTATTGCAACAGAATCGGCAAAAAATAAAATTTTAATTAATGGAGAAATTTGTTCTCTTACAGTACTTAAATCCATCGGCGACGCAATTATCGATTTGCATGGGCAACACGATCACCAAATGCTTCTCAATGAAGACGCCCCATATTTGATTATCGACAAAATCAGAGATGTCGCCGTTGAAAAACAAAAATTTACGGTTTCTTGGGAAAATTTTTGTACGGCTGAAAAAAATTTGAATCTTCACATAAAAAAAACCGAAGAATTGAAAAAAAAAGAAGATTTTTTGCGTTTTGAATTTGAAAACATCAGTAAACTTGAACTGCAGGAAGCCGAAGAAGAAAAATTAGAACGTGAATTTTTATTTTTTTCATCCGCTGCGCAAAGAATTCAAAACGCCGCAGGAATTTCGCAAATTCTTAGCGGAGACGCAAATTCTTCAGGCGTTATTTCCGAAATTTCAAATCTGGTTAAATTGTTGCAATCTATGGCAAATATTGACAAAAATTTTGAAAATTGGGCTGATGAAATCAAACCTTTTTGGGATTCGTTAAAAGATTTATTAAAAACCATAAATAAATATGAAAATTCGACAGAGGAAGAAGGTCAGGCAAAATTGGAAGAAATAAACGACAGAATTGCAAAAATTCAGAAATTAAAGAAAAAATATTCTTGCTCTTTTGCCGAACTGCTTCAAAAAAAAGAAGAATTAAAATCGGAATTGACAAATATCGAAAATTGTGACACGGATAAGTTTGAATTGGAAAAAACGTTGATTTCTGCAAAAAACGAATTAGAAAAATCCGCTCAAAATTTAAGCCGCATGCGAAAAGAAATTTGTGTATCTTTTGACAAATCAATAACTTATGAAATGTCAAAACTTGGCTTTAACGGCGGAATATTTTTGACACGTTTTGAAAAAAAGGAAAAAATCGACTCAAAAGGAATAGACGAAATTGTTTTTACGGCGAAAACAAACGCGGGCGAGCCGTTTCTTCCCCTTTGTAAAACCGCTTCGGGCGGAGAAATTTCAAGAATTATGCTTGCGATTAAAACGATTCTCGCCGAAAACGACACTATTCCGATAATGGTTTTTGACGAAATCGACACGGGAATCGGCGGAGAACGAGCGGCCGATATCGCGGCGGCGATAAAAAAATTAGCGAAAAATCATCAAATTTTAGTAATTTCACATCTTCACCAAATCGCCTCACAAGCGGATTTTCATTACTCGATTTTCAAAACGGAAATATCTGGACGCACCGAAACAAAAATTGAAAAGCTAGACAACGCTCAACGCGTCAAAGAAGTTGCGAGAATGCTTGGAGGAGAAAACGAAACAACTCTCAGGCATGCAAAAGAACTGTTGGAAAAAATCTAA